In Plasmodium relictum strain SGS1 genome assembly, chromosome: 6, one DNA window encodes the following:
- a CDS encoding tRNA methyltransferase, putative, with translation MFIILIYYILCLSFFNNKIIRNYERKGTISYISNVNKNIINLEKKLYSIQNFKRNIRNIYEDLKSLNEREKKINYLIKKNIETCKNNYFPLIKKKFINKNISDFTKGKKSFYINEVRKNVFYKYIHSCNSNVYLAVDITRKKKKNEVKRDKCLFNLELIKGKKELNNKSKKVSLNILKIDNNVDDLIKSNLKRQRYLITIDGYSDNILLCCFLHSILKGLQQVSLNLFLKMDFKQIANNLRNLFTIHFNIEHIINYIYQYIYSFILKEDIKNDKCKIKNKEKASFIYNEHVLVYRSVNEDKKISSNSLENAPDNEALFSISDKNETRNRCNPLNSDKNIMKIYSYPRVAHMLSGGIDSLMALFLLEKKKYYIDNFFFNFNNYDCSKNDLKYVKRICKKRRNLYIVNINDEYFKKVLVPMLKSYSEGEIPNPDIMCNKKIKYNFLLKIIKSLYKKKNNFFNYSYISTGHYAMISTNDTYNANNFFNNNFPYAHGKNEEEEIKKKRYKLLVSNDRKKDQTFFLSSFTEKQLSKFLFPLCLHTKEGIKNFMKKENIDYYNKNETKGLCLFGKVNMHLLLQTYFKNDKDNKNENVSKESSGELITNDLLNFKEKYISLFNLNYINYIISIDDEIVIDKNSDIHLYAIGQNKYITNFIHSLYNKRIKKNCKNTFSSCQWVVVYKKIIKNKNKNVAENFIYVTKNYKNDLFKSIRTKCKLKNIKWIEGKFPLCLKKQKRSKDQKIIYIKIRNNENIKKAKIIFHLNNVAYLKLQKKDIGLSPGQIITFYFPFIIKNRKIKYIYSLKKYQNDLIYYHCIGSSKISNQFLDIKLYQKILNIHKSNNITIF, from the coding sequence atgtttattattttgatatattatattttatgtttgtcattttttaataataaaataataaggaATTATGAAAGAAAGGGCACTATTAGTTATATTAGCAAtgtaaacaaaaatattataaacttggagaaaaagttatatagcattcaaaattttaaaaggaacatcagaaatatatatgaagatttaaaatcattaaatgaaagagaaaaaaaaataaattatttgataaaaaaaaatatagaaacaTGTAAAAACAACTATTTtcctttaattaaaaaaaaatttataaataaaaatataagtgaTTTTactaaaggaaaaaaaagtttttatatCAATGAAGTaagaaaaaatgttttttataaatacatCCACAGCTGCAATTCTAATGTTTATTTAGCTGTAGATATAacgagaaaaaaaaaaaaaaatgaagttaAAAGAGACAAATGTTTATTCAATTTAGAGTTaattaaaggaaaaaaagaGTTAAATAATAAGAGTAAAAAAGTGTCTCttaacattttaaaaatagataataaCGTAgatgatttaattaaaagtaatttaaaaagacAAAGATACCTTATAACAATAGATGGATATAGTGATAATATATTGTTATGTTGCTTTCTTCATTCCATATTAAAAGGATTACAACAAGTAAGCTTAAACCTTTTTCTTAAGATGGACTTTAAACAAATAGCTAATAATTTAAGAAATTTATTTACTATTCATTTTAATATTGaacatataataaattatatatatcaatatatatacagtTTCATTTtgaaagaagatattaaaaatgataaatgtaaaattaaaaataaagaaaaagcatcttttatatataatgaacATGTGTTGGTATATAGAAGTGtaaatgaagataaaaagATATCTTCAAATTCACTTGAAAATGCCCCTGATAATGAAGcattattttcaatatctgataaaaatgaaacaaGAAATAGATGTAATCCTTTAAATTCCGATAAgaatattatgaaaatatattccTATCCACGAGTAGCACATATGCTTAGTGGTGGAATTGATTCTTTAATggctttatttttattagaaaaaaaaaaatattacattgataattttttttttaattttaataactaTGATTGTAGTAAAAATGATTTGAAATATGTAAAACGCATTTgcaaaaaaagaagaaatttaTACATTGTAAATATTAATgatgaatattttaaaaaagttctTGTGCCAATGTTAAAAAGTTATTCTGAAGGAGAGATACCTAATCCAGATATAAtgtgtaataaaaaaataaaatataattttcttttaaagatTATTAAGAgcttgtataaaaaaaaaaataacttttttaattattcttatatatCAACTGGACATTATGCTATGATAAGTACTAATGATACATATAAtgctaataatttttttaataataattttccaTATGCACATGGAAAAAATGAAGAGgaagaaataaagaaaaaaagatataaattaCTTGTTAGCAATGATAGAAAAAAAGATCaaaccttttttttatcatcattTACTGAAAAACAGTTAtctaaatttctttttcctttatgTCTACATACAAAAGAAggtattaaaaattttatgaaaaaagaaaatattgattattataataaaaatgagacAAAAGGCTTATGCTTATTCGGAAAGGTTAATATGCATTTGTTATTACAAacgtattttaaaaatgataaagataataaaaacgaaaaCGTATCAAAGGAATCATCTGGTGAATTAATTACAAATGAtttgttaaattttaaagaaaaatatatttcattgtttaatttgaattatattAACTATATTATAAGTATTGATGATGAAATTGTGATAGATAAAAATTCTGATATTCATTTATATGCAATTGgacaaaataaatatataactaattttattcattctctttataataaaaggataaaaaaaaattgcaaaaatactttttcttCATGTCAATGGGTAgttgtttataaaaaaataataaaaaacaaaaataaaaatgtagcagaaaattttatttatgtgacaaaaaattataagaatgATCTATTTAAAAGTATAAGAACAAAgtgtaaattaaaaaacataaaatggATAGAAGGAAAATTTCCTCtatgtttaaaaaaacaaaaaagatCAAAAgatcaaaaaataatatatattaagatTAGAAATAAtgagaatataaaaaaggcgaaaataatatttcatttaaataatgttgcatatttaaaattacaaaaaaaagatataggATTATCTCCAGGACAAATAATAACATTTTACTTtccttttataataaaaaatagaaaaataaaatatatttattctctaaaaaaatatcaaaatgatttaatttattatcattgTATTGGATCTTCTAAGATTAGCAATCAATTTCttgatattaaattatatcaaaaaatattaaatattcataaaagtaataatataacaattttttga